The proteins below are encoded in one region of Dehalococcoidia bacterium:
- the priA gene encoding primosomal protein N', whose product MKYAQIAVNAPTAWPRSFTYAIPSNFHVFIGSAVWVPFGKRLLQGIVLNLTDQSPVEETKPIAEVIDSHPFLSEAQVELAGWISRHYLSPLFESAALMLPPGFERRVLTFIEALPNTSAEAIDVLTPMQKKIYDFLLTSGRLDVRELKKQVPQKQIEITVNQLTRKGLILKTTELERARISPKFKDYVTLSIDSQKAYEEASRLLAARKAPKQADLLKFLMEAGEPVPIARAKQNAKCSDGVIKALVDDGLIQKAKIGKTTTLKVISERASEALNNLRGEKGDKQWGEVLLLLNKSTKPLTTSEVRAKSGAPLTVIQEMEEKGWVSIEHIRLTRDPLTHRTFSAASPPKLTPDQESAWSQISRSLQKEPGAPSVFLLHGITGSGKTEIYLRALEQTIALGKKAIVLVPEIALTPQTVDRFASRFPDRVAVIHSKLSPGEQFDEWQRIREGEFDVVIGSRSALFVPQPDLGLIVIDEEHEWTYKQHDKTPLYHARDAALKLAELVGAVVILGSATPDLESYHRAKKGDYRLLELPNRVGEFHKGAFPSLPQVEIIDLRQELKSRNRSIFSRKLTRAINSALDLHEQVILFLNRRGTASFVQCRDCGHVMRCRRCEITLTHHESENSLICHQCNYRIPPPTTCPECWSRRIKFLGIGTQKVEEETAKAFPRARLLRWDRDVTQGKYSHEEILKKFQDHQADILIGTQMVAKGLDIPLVTLVGVVNADVSLHLPHFSAGERTFQLLSQVAGRAGRGRRAGQVIIQTYSPGHYAILAAARQDYNAFYEQEIIFRQQYGNPPFNRLASLVYAHTNAKRCQEEAEKMANSLREERDSQGLANAAILGPVPAYIQRLRGRYRWQVMVRSPDPLAILSRITIGQGWTADIDPAGMG is encoded by the coding sequence CTCACTGATCAATCCCCGGTCGAAGAAACTAAGCCGATCGCCGAGGTCATCGATTCACATCCCTTCCTCTCTGAAGCTCAAGTGGAACTGGCTGGCTGGATCAGCCGGCATTACCTTTCCCCGTTATTTGAATCGGCAGCTCTGATGCTGCCTCCGGGATTCGAACGGCGGGTGCTCACATTCATCGAGGCTCTCCCCAACACCTCCGCTGAAGCAATCGATGTGCTCACGCCCATGCAAAAGAAAATTTACGATTTTTTGCTAACCAGCGGCCGTCTTGACGTGCGAGAGTTGAAGAAGCAGGTGCCCCAAAAGCAGATCGAAATCACTGTCAATCAGCTAACGCGAAAGGGATTAATACTCAAGACCACTGAATTAGAGAGGGCTAGGATCAGCCCCAAGTTCAAAGATTACGTCACTTTATCTATCGATAGCCAGAAGGCCTATGAGGAAGCATCCCGTCTTCTGGCTGCCAGAAAGGCTCCGAAACAAGCCGACCTCCTGAAGTTTCTGATGGAAGCTGGGGAGCCTGTTCCCATAGCCAGAGCTAAACAAAATGCCAAATGCTCGGATGGAGTGATCAAGGCCTTAGTCGATGACGGGCTTATCCAGAAGGCTAAAATCGGAAAGACCACCACCTTGAAGGTTATTTCGGAAAGAGCCTCGGAGGCACTGAATAACTTGAGAGGAGAGAAGGGAGATAAGCAATGGGGGGAGGTATTGCTCCTCCTAAACAAATCCACAAAGCCACTGACAACCTCGGAGGTTCGAGCCAAAAGCGGCGCCCCGCTGACGGTAATACAAGAGATGGAGGAAAAAGGCTGGGTCTCAATCGAACACATTCGATTGACACGCGATCCACTGACCCACAGAACCTTCTCCGCAGCGTCTCCTCCTAAACTCACGCCGGATCAGGAATCCGCCTGGAGCCAAATCAGCCGGAGCCTCCAGAAAGAACCGGGGGCCCCATCGGTTTTCCTGCTTCACGGGATTACCGGCAGCGGCAAAACGGAGATATACCTTCGCGCTCTGGAGCAGACGATTGCCCTGGGCAAAAAAGCCATTGTTCTGGTCCCGGAGATCGCTCTCACACCCCAGACTGTCGACCGCTTTGCCTCCCGCTTTCCGGATCGGGTGGCCGTTATCCACAGCAAGCTCTCCCCGGGCGAACAGTTTGATGAATGGCAGCGGATTCGAGAGGGCGAATTCGACGTGGTGATCGGGTCCCGCAGCGCTCTTTTCGTGCCCCAACCCGATCTAGGCCTCATAGTGATCGATGAAGAACACGAGTGGACTTACAAGCAGCACGATAAAACCCCGCTCTATCATGCCAGGGATGCCGCCCTGAAGCTGGCAGAGCTTGTCGGCGCGGTGGTAATTCTGGGCAGCGCCACACCGGATTTAGAAAGCTACCATCGGGCAAAAAAAGGCGATTACCGGCTCCTGGAGCTGCCGAACAGAGTGGGCGAATTTCATAAAGGGGCGTTCCCCAGCCTGCCTCAGGTGGAGATCATTGACCTCCGCCAGGAACTCAAGTCGAGAAACCGGAGCATCTTCAGCCGAAAGCTGACCCGCGCCATCAACTCGGCTTTGGACCTCCATGAGCAGGTGATTCTGTTCCTCAATCGCCGGGGGACTGCCTCCTTTGTGCAATGTCGCGATTGCGGTCATGTGATGCGCTGCCGACGCTGTGAGATCACTTTGACCCATCATGAATCGGAAAACAGCTTGATATGTCATCAGTGCAACTATCGAATCCCTCCCCCGACCACCTGCCCGGAATGCTGGAGCCGACGGATCAAATTCCTCGGCATCGGCACCCAGAAAGTGGAAGAGGAAACAGCCAAAGCTTTCCCCAGAGCCAGGCTTCTTCGATGGGACCGGGACGTCACTCAGGGGAAGTATTCGCACGAGGAGATTTTGAAGAAATTCCAGGATCACCAGGCCGATATCCTCATCGGCACTCAGATGGTTGCCAAAGGATTGGATATTCCGCTGGTAACCCTGGTAGGCGTGGTCAATGCCGACGTGAGCCTTCACTTACCGCATTTCAGCGCTGGGGAACGCACATTTCAGCTTCTCTCTCAGGTAGCGGGTCGGGCGGGTCGAGGAAGACGGGCAGGACAGGTCATCATTCAAACCTATTCCCCGGGGCATTATGCTATCCTCGCCGCTGCCAGACAGGACTACAACGCCTTTTACGAACAGGAGATCATCTTCCGACAGCAGTATGGAAACCCGCCATTCAATCGACTGGCGAGCCTGGTTTATGCCCACACCAATGCCAAACGATGTCAGGAAGAAGCGGAAAAAATGGCAAACTCGCTCAGAGAAGAACGCGACTCCCAGGGGCTGGCCAATGCGGCCATACTCGGTCCGGTACCGGCCTATATTCAAAGGCTGCGCGGGCGATATCGCTGGCAGGTGATGGTCCGCAGCCCGGACCCTCTGGCCATTCTTTCCAGGATCACTATCGGGCAGGGATGGACGGCGGATATCGACCCGGCAGGGATGGGCTAG
- a CDS encoding PaaI family thioesterase has product MGPDRKTLRRLVTENEGNRCFACGHENPHGLHMTFYTDEQVLYSWVQPPEHMCGWENIVHGGIQGTILDEIMGWGAAFFTKRIALTKQNTVSFKKPVLQDQGELLAECRILNRLSEREVVMEARIYQGDFEPCVTSQGTFGLFKIEDVRRLGLMDETSISLYQKAMEQM; this is encoded by the coding sequence ATGGGTCCGGATCGAAAAACATTGCGCAGACTGGTGACGGAAAACGAGGGGAATCGCTGCTTTGCGTGCGGCCATGAAAATCCGCACGGACTTCATATGACCTTCTACACAGACGAACAGGTTCTGTATTCCTGGGTGCAGCCCCCGGAACACATGTGCGGATGGGAGAATATCGTCCATGGCGGCATACAGGGTACCATTCTGGATGAAATAATGGGGTGGGGCGCTGCGTTTTTCACCAAGCGCATCGCGCTAACCAAGCAAAACACCGTGAGTTTCAAAAAGCCGGTGCTTCAGGACCAGGGTGAACTTCTGGCGGAATGCCGAATACTGAATCGCTTAAGCGAGCGTGAAGTGGTTATGGAGGCCAGGATATATCAGGGAGACTTCGAGCCCTGTGTAACCTCCCAAGGGACATTCGGCTTGTTCAAAATCGAGGATGTTCGCCGATTGGGATTGATGGACGAAACATCCATCAGCTTGTACCAGAAAGCAATGGAACAAATGTAG
- a CDS encoding universal stress protein has translation MFNKIMVPLDGSVLAETSIPYAIEVARSLQSNVILAQVEESGQESYRHMYEIYMKAKVHDTAQALLTSAGESEADIPRVESVTLCGDAATTIADYAGIEKIDLIAISTHGRSGIGRWALGSVSDHVVRIAGCPVLLIRQQKDQPKAEGAKLINRVLVMLDGSAMSESILPYIEHLAVALKWDVTLLRVVNLGDYVTHETGVDGPLQRTERCEPHRESARDYLEKIAARLAGTGISVKCEVRFGLPADEIIDFAKEMRADLVAMCTHGRSGVSRWALGSTAEKVLSGGTIPLLLVQR, from the coding sequence AGACGTCCATTCCATACGCCATAGAGGTGGCAAGATCTCTGCAGTCCAATGTGATTCTGGCGCAGGTTGAAGAATCCGGCCAGGAGAGCTATCGTCATATGTACGAGATATATATGAAAGCGAAAGTTCACGATACGGCCCAGGCTCTCCTCACCTCCGCCGGAGAATCGGAAGCCGACATTCCCCGGGTAGAGTCAGTGACTTTGTGCGGCGATGCCGCCACCACAATTGCTGATTACGCCGGCATAGAGAAAATCGATCTTATTGCGATTTCCACACATGGCCGGTCTGGAATCGGCCGTTGGGCGTTGGGGAGCGTGAGCGACCATGTGGTCAGGATTGCCGGTTGTCCTGTGCTGCTGATCAGACAACAGAAAGACCAGCCAAAGGCTGAGGGCGCGAAGTTGATAAACAGAGTGCTGGTTATGCTGGATGGCTCCGCGATGAGCGAATCGATATTGCCTTATATCGAGCACCTTGCCGTTGCGCTGAAGTGGGATGTCACCCTGTTGCGGGTTGTCAACCTGGGAGATTACGTAACACACGAGACCGGCGTCGATGGGCCGTTGCAGAGGACGGAACGCTGTGAGCCACACAGAGAATCGGCCAGGGATTATCTGGAGAAAATAGCCGCCAGACTGGCAGGAACCGGGATAAGCGTGAAATGCGAGGTCAGGTTTGGCCTTCCGGCAGATGAGATCATTGATTTCGCCAAGGAGATGAGGGCCGACCTCGTGGCTATGTGTACTCACGGGCGCTCTGGTGTCAGTCGGTGGGCACTGGGCAGTACGGCGGAAAAGGTCTTGTCTGGGGGCACCATTCCGCTTTTACTGGTACAGAGATAG
- the def gene encoding peptide deformylase, with amino-acid sequence MAVLPILRFGNPILRDKSKKVSTISPSVQKLIDDMIATMQEACGAGLAAPQVGKLLRVIVLEMPDEEPFALINPEIVKKSGEREVTEGCLSYPGYQATINRAQSVTCKGLDREGKSVRLKADGLLAQALEHEIEHLNGVLYIDHLESEDNLRKVEPKEDLEI; translated from the coding sequence ATGGCCGTATTGCCCATTTTACGCTTCGGCAACCCCATTTTGAGGGATAAATCAAAGAAGGTGAGCACCATTAGCCCGTCGGTGCAAAAGCTCATCGACGATATGATCGCGACGATGCAGGAAGCCTGCGGCGCGGGATTGGCTGCCCCACAGGTGGGAAAGCTGCTTCGGGTGATCGTCCTTGAGATGCCGGATGAAGAGCCCTTTGCGCTGATCAATCCGGAGATCGTCAAGAAATCCGGAGAAAGAGAAGTCACCGAAGGATGCCTGAGCTACCCCGGATATCAAGCCACGATCAATCGGGCCCAATCGGTGACCTGCAAAGGACTCGATCGCGAAGGAAAATCGGTTCGATTGAAAGCCGATGGACTCCTGGCGCAGGCGCTGGAGCACGAGATAGAGCATCTCAACGGTGTTCTTTACATCGATCATCTGGAGAGCGAAGATAATCTGCGCAAAGTCGAGCCGAAAGAAGACCTCGAGATTTGA